Proteins encoded within one genomic window of Brachybacterium sp. P6-10-X1:
- a CDS encoding carbohydrate ABC transporter permease produces the protein MLLLVLVSLLFAPGLIPTYLVVRQFNLIDSLWALILPTAVSAFNVIVVRAFFVNLPEELIDAARIDGASEWQIFRRIALPLSKAVLAVVGLFYGVGYWNAFFNALLYLNDASKWPLQMVLRTYVINGTEMGTAEMGQAVEAAPPQTTIQMAILVISIVPIVIVYPFLQRHFTKGVLTGAVKG, from the coding sequence ATGCTGCTGCTCGTGCTGGTCAGCCTCCTGTTCGCCCCCGGACTGATCCCCACCTATCTGGTGGTGCGACAGTTCAACCTCATCGACAGCCTCTGGGCCCTGATCCTCCCCACCGCGGTCAGCGCCTTCAACGTCATCGTCGTGCGCGCATTCTTCGTGAACCTGCCCGAGGAGCTGATCGATGCCGCCCGCATCGACGGCGCCTCCGAGTGGCAGATCTTCCGCCGCATCGCCCTGCCCCTGTCGAAGGCCGTGCTCGCCGTGGTCGGGCTCTTCTACGGGGTCGGCTACTGGAACGCCTTCTTCAACGCCCTGCTCTACCTCAACGACGCCTCGAAATGGCCCCTGCAGATGGTGCTGCGCACCTACGTCATCAACGGGACCGAGATGGGCACGGCGGAGATGGGCCAGGCGGTCGAAGCCGCGCCGCCCCAGACCACGATCCAGATGGCGATCCTCGTCATCTCCATCGTCCCCATCGTCATCGTCTACCCCTTCCTCCAGCGTCACTTCACCAAGGGCGTCCTCACCGGCGCCGTGAAGGGATGA
- a CDS encoding extracellular solute-binding protein — translation MTKHDITRRAALTGAAAAGVALTASCSNEGRGGIPAEFANAPVPLPTHIPYQGVDPDLRGDPDTGLMNGYFSYPADPVTTISEPPADGDLISALVRTDKPVPPDASRNAFWQELNTRLGSELELNIVPAPDWGQKFATTVAGDSLPELFAVAGGTPLLPQFLDASAADLTSHLSGSAAEDYPFLANIPTDTWRETAYNGKIMGVPVPRGVMSTNILYERADLLEKKGIDQDPRSFDEFLALCEELTEPQENVFALGSVPLDLIRQMLGIPNGWVEVDGALTSSFEAEEQKEALSAARKLVDAGVLNPGTFGSQSSDRKSWFGSGRNYFIFDTFSAWPQFHQAQTSGDQFAMTAMRTPGFDGDPGRACAWLANPTYGISAIRKDAADRVQAFLRVLNYLAAPFGTAEYLFRVYGIEGVHYTMDGSDPMPTDRGTSETALGFRYLTDAPWPIYVPGNRDSTQNWYDAQKTAVEYGVRDPTLGLYSETSTRIGGSIGGRLNDLTNDILQGRKPVSAWDAGVASWRQNGGDRIREELEEARADRRSA, via the coding sequence ATGACCAAGCACGACATCACCCGTCGCGCCGCGCTCACGGGCGCGGCCGCCGCCGGCGTCGCACTGACCGCGTCCTGCAGCAACGAGGGACGAGGCGGCATCCCCGCTGAGTTCGCGAACGCCCCGGTCCCGCTTCCCACCCACATCCCGTACCAGGGGGTCGACCCCGATCTCCGGGGGGACCCGGACACCGGGCTGATGAACGGATACTTCTCCTATCCCGCCGATCCCGTCACGACGATCTCCGAGCCGCCCGCCGACGGAGACCTGATCTCCGCCCTGGTGCGCACGGACAAGCCCGTCCCTCCGGACGCCTCCCGCAACGCCTTCTGGCAGGAGCTGAACACCCGCCTCGGCTCCGAGCTCGAGCTCAACATCGTCCCGGCCCCCGATTGGGGACAGAAGTTCGCGACCACCGTCGCCGGTGATTCCCTGCCCGAGCTGTTCGCCGTCGCCGGAGGCACCCCGCTGCTTCCTCAGTTCCTCGACGCCTCCGCAGCGGACCTCACCTCGCACCTCTCGGGCAGCGCCGCCGAGGACTACCCGTTCCTCGCGAACATCCCCACCGACACCTGGCGGGAGACGGCCTACAACGGCAAGATCATGGGTGTTCCCGTCCCTCGCGGCGTCATGAGCACGAACATCCTCTACGAGCGCGCCGACCTGCTCGAGAAGAAGGGCATCGACCAGGACCCGCGATCGTTCGACGAGTTCCTCGCGCTGTGCGAAGAGCTCACGGAACCGCAGGAGAACGTCTTCGCGCTCGGATCCGTGCCGCTGGACCTGATCCGCCAGATGCTCGGCATCCCGAACGGATGGGTCGAGGTCGACGGCGCGCTGACCAGCTCCTTCGAAGCCGAGGAGCAGAAGGAGGCCCTGTCCGCCGCACGCAAGCTGGTCGACGCCGGGGTGCTCAACCCCGGGACGTTCGGCTCCCAGTCCAGCGACCGCAAGAGCTGGTTCGGGTCGGGGCGCAACTACTTCATCTTCGACACCTTCTCCGCCTGGCCCCAGTTCCATCAGGCCCAGACCTCCGGCGACCAGTTCGCCATGACTGCGATGCGGACCCCGGGCTTCGATGGTGACCCGGGCAGGGCGTGCGCGTGGTTGGCGAACCCGACGTACGGCATCTCAGCGATCAGGAAGGACGCCGCGGACCGCGTCCAGGCCTTTCTGCGAGTTCTGAACTACCTCGCCGCTCCCTTCGGGACCGCGGAGTACCTCTTCCGCGTCTACGGCATCGAAGGCGTGCACTACACCATGGACGGGAGCGACCCGATGCCCACGGACCGAGGAACCAGCGAGACGGCGCTCGGCTTCCGCTACCTGACCGACGCCCCCTGGCCGATCTACGTACCGGGCAACCGCGACTCGACACAGAACTGGTACGACGCGCAGAAGACGGCCGTGGAGTACGGGGTGCGCGACCCGACCCTCGGGCTCTACTCCGAGACGAGCACCCGGATCGGAGGAAGCATCGGCGGGCGTCTCAACGACCTCACCAACGACATCCTGCAAGGCCGCAAACCGGTCTCCGCGTGGGACGCCGGAGTGGCGAGCTGGCGCCAGAACGGCGGGGACCGGATCCGGGAGGAGCTCGAAGAGGCACGAGCCGATCGGCGGTCCGCGTGA
- a CDS encoding arylsulfatase: MSTEVPAAPNIILILADDLGFSDLGCYGGEIRTPHLDRLAGTGCTMSSFYSTARCSPSRASLLTGLHPHQTGIGILTGDTLPAGYPGDLDSRCLTVAEVLRAHGYRTSAVGKWHLARDVRTPNQAWPTRSGFERFWGPLGGACSYFAPTTMAWDETPVEIDEPDFYLTEELARRAVREVIDARADGRPFFLYLPFTAPHWPLHARPETIDSYRGVYDRGWDAVRRDRLRSQERRGAFEGQRPTLSDRDSDVPAWEDVADKAWQARRMQTYAAQVTAMDDAVGQVLDTVERTGNRENTLVLFLSDNGGCAEEIPAGWADEMVPVPYNLPPRAPDGARVKKGNAPWVEPGLPDSFASYGRPWANVSNSPFREYKHWVHEGGIATPLIASWPAGGLRAGWNHTPYQLTDVLPTVLDAVGLPEPSGLPSPVGPGPEGRSMLAAWRGDAPSTDHTLYFEHEGHGAVRAGRWKCVRRHGHPWELYDLSGDRTETVDLAARRPDLVEALSARWHRWADRCGVRERQAIMDQTPSGSPGGLIQDVSSTSHLRRPSTARHGSCESTAQLRRIRGL, from the coding sequence GTGAGCACCGAGGTCCCCGCCGCACCGAACATCATCCTCATCCTCGCCGACGACCTGGGTTTCTCCGACCTCGGCTGCTACGGCGGCGAGATCCGCACGCCCCATCTGGACCGGCTGGCCGGCACCGGCTGCACGATGAGCAGCTTCTACAGCACGGCACGCTGCTCACCCTCGCGGGCATCCCTGCTGACCGGGCTGCACCCCCACCAGACCGGGATCGGGATCCTCACCGGCGACACCCTCCCGGCGGGGTATCCCGGCGACCTCGACAGCCGGTGCCTCACCGTGGCGGAGGTGTTGCGCGCACACGGCTACCGCACCAGCGCCGTCGGGAAGTGGCACCTCGCGCGCGACGTCCGCACGCCGAACCAGGCCTGGCCGACGCGGTCCGGATTCGAGCGCTTCTGGGGCCCTCTCGGAGGAGCGTGCAGCTACTTCGCGCCGACCACCATGGCCTGGGACGAGACACCCGTCGAGATCGACGAGCCCGACTTCTACCTCACCGAGGAGCTGGCCCGCCGCGCCGTGCGGGAGGTGATCGACGCACGGGCCGACGGGAGGCCCTTCTTCCTCTACCTGCCGTTCACGGCGCCGCACTGGCCGCTGCACGCCCGCCCGGAGACGATCGACTCCTACCGGGGCGTCTATGATCGCGGCTGGGACGCCGTGCGCCGGGATCGCCTGCGTTCGCAGGAGCGCCGAGGAGCCTTCGAGGGGCAGCGCCCCACCCTCTCGGACCGTGACAGCGACGTCCCCGCCTGGGAGGACGTGGCCGACAAAGCGTGGCAGGCGCGCCGGATGCAGACCTATGCAGCTCAGGTGACCGCGATGGACGACGCTGTCGGCCAGGTCCTGGACACCGTGGAGCGGACCGGGAACCGCGAGAACACGCTGGTGCTGTTCCTGTCGGACAACGGCGGGTGCGCGGAGGAGATCCCGGCAGGCTGGGCCGACGAGATGGTCCCGGTGCCGTACAACCTGCCCCCGCGCGCCCCCGACGGTGCACGGGTCAAGAAGGGCAACGCCCCGTGGGTCGAGCCCGGCCTCCCGGACTCCTTCGCCTCGTACGGCAGGCCGTGGGCCAACGTCTCGAACTCCCCGTTCCGCGAGTACAAGCACTGGGTGCACGAAGGCGGCATCGCGACTCCCCTCATCGCCAGCTGGCCGGCCGGCGGGCTCCGGGCGGGATGGAACCACACCCCGTATCAGCTGACCGACGTGCTCCCGACCGTGCTGGATGCCGTCGGGCTCCCCGAGCCGAGCGGGCTGCCCTCCCCGGTCGGGCCGGGCCCCGAGGGCCGCTCGATGCTCGCCGCATGGCGGGGCGACGCCCCCTCCACGGACCACACCCTGTACTTCGAGCACGAAGGCCACGGAGCGGTCCGGGCGGGTCGGTGGAAGTGCGTGCGCCGGCACGGACACCCCTGGGAGCTGTACGACCTGAGCGGCGACCGCACCGAGACCGTGGATCTGGCTGCGCGGCGACCGGACCTGGTCGAGGCCCTGAGCGCGCGCTGGCACCGGTGGGCCGATCGGTGTGGGGTCAGGGAGCGACAGGCGATCATGGATCAGACGCCCTCAGGATCGCCCGGGGGTCTCATCCAGGACGTCTCCTCGACCTCCCACCTCCGACGCCCGAGCACGGCGCGGCACGGAAGCTGCGAGAGCACCGCACAGCTGCGACGCATCCGGGGCCTGTGA